In Geminocystis sp. NIES-3708, a single window of DNA contains:
- a CDS encoding mannose-1-phosphate guanyltransferase, giving the protein MRAVLMAGGSGTRLRPLTCDLPKPMVPVLNRPIAEHIVNLLKRHGIQEIIATLHYLPDVFRDYFQDGKDFDVVMKYSVEEDQPLGTAGCVKNVEQMLDDTFVVISGDSITDFNLREAIAFHREKKSKATLILTRVPNPIEFGVVITDADGRIQRFLEKPSTSEIFSDTVNTGTYILEPEVLEYLPLQEEADFSQDLFPLLLKQEEPMYGYIADDYWCDVGNLETYREAHYDALDGKVSLNFPYVQTTEGIWIGENTYIDPTAVVESPCLIGSHCRIGARAKIRGGTIIGDNVTISDDAELNRPIIWNGVIVGEEASLSACVIARGTRIDRRSQILEGAVIGQLCNIGEEAQINTGVRIWPSKRIESGAILNMNLIWGNIAHRNLFGQRGVTGLANIDITPEFAVKLGAAYGSTLKPRSCVVVSRDQRSVSRMVSRSLIAGLMSVGIDIQNLESTAIPISRTMTPHLGVVGGVHVRLHPDRHDYILIEFFDTNGINISKAKEKKIEGAYFKEDLRRVQAIDIGDMSYPAQVLDTYRYAFEAHLNLDAISNSDTKIVIDYVYSVSGAILPQLLARFGCDAVVLNASLRQRAISTPERENLLFQLGHVVEALKANFGVQVSANGELLILVDESGIQIRGEELTALMVNTILTAHPRGIVVVPVNTSSAVEQIARRHDGRVIRTKANPTAIMEATQHNHNVVLGGSGDMGFIFPQLHPGFDAMFTIAKLIEMLKVQERSLTQVRSELPLVCHKSISLRCASKVKGSLMRYLVETEFQEKLELIDGVKIIQPHTDNWVLILPDAGEPLIHIYANSDSREWVDEHIQIYRSKVQEFIMTQQIV; this is encoded by the coding sequence ATGCGTGCTGTTTTAATGGCTGGTGGTTCGGGTACGAGATTACGCCCTCTAACCTGCGATTTGCCTAAACCGATGGTACCAGTTTTAAACAGACCGATCGCAGAACATATTGTTAATTTGCTTAAACGACATGGTATTCAGGAAATTATTGCCACATTACATTATTTACCTGATGTTTTTAGAGATTATTTTCAAGATGGTAAAGATTTTGACGTAGTAATGAAATATTCTGTAGAAGAAGATCAACCCCTTGGTACTGCAGGATGTGTCAAAAATGTAGAACAAATGTTGGATGATACTTTTGTTGTCATCAGTGGTGATAGTATTACTGATTTTAATTTACGAGAAGCGATCGCTTTTCATCGAGAAAAAAAATCAAAAGCGACTCTTATTTTAACTAGAGTACCTAATCCCATTGAATTTGGGGTTGTTATTACTGATGCCGATGGTAGAATACAAAGATTTTTAGAAAAACCCTCCACCAGTGAAATTTTTTCCGATACCGTCAATACTGGTACTTATATTCTTGAGCCTGAAGTTTTAGAATATTTACCTTTACAAGAAGAAGCTGATTTTTCTCAAGATTTATTTCCCTTGCTTCTGAAACAAGAAGAGCCAATGTATGGTTATATTGCCGATGATTATTGGTGTGATGTGGGTAATTTAGAAACCTATCGAGAAGCTCATTATGATGCTTTAGATGGGAAAGTTAGTTTAAATTTTCCTTACGTACAAACGACAGAAGGTATTTGGATTGGAGAAAATACTTATATCGATCCTACAGCTGTAGTGGAAAGTCCTTGCCTGATTGGTAGTCATTGCCGTATTGGCGCTAGGGCAAAAATTCGTGGTGGTACAATTATCGGTGATAATGTCACCATCAGCGATGATGCGGAGTTGAATCGTCCAATTATTTGGAATGGCGTTATTGTGGGGGAAGAAGCATCCCTTTCTGCTTGTGTTATTGCTAGAGGTACGAGAATTGATCGACGATCACAAATTTTGGAAGGAGCAGTAATCGGTCAATTATGTAATATTGGAGAAGAAGCTCAAATTAATACAGGTGTTAGGATTTGGCCCAGTAAGCGTATCGAATCTGGGGCAATTTTAAATATGAACTTGATTTGGGGTAATATTGCTCATCGCAATCTTTTTGGACAACGAGGAGTAACAGGATTAGCAAATATTGACATTACCCCCGAATTTGCGGTTAAATTGGGTGCGGCGTATGGTTCAACTCTAAAACCTCGTAGTTGTGTCGTTGTTTCTAGGGATCAGCGTAGTGTTTCTCGCATGGTGAGTCGTTCTTTAATTGCGGGTTTGATGTCTGTCGGTATTGATATTCAAAACTTAGAGTCCACTGCTATTCCTATTTCTAGAACTATGACACCTCATTTAGGAGTAGTTGGTGGTGTTCATGTAAGATTGCACCCTGACCGTCATGACTATATTTTAATTGAGTTTTTTGACACCAATGGAATTAATATCTCGAAAGCGAAAGAGAAAAAAATCGAAGGTGCTTATTTTAAAGAAGATTTAAGAAGAGTACAAGCCATTGATATTGGTGATATGTCTTATCCAGCTCAAGTATTAGACACTTATAGATATGCTTTTGAAGCACATCTAAATCTCGATGCCATTAGTAACAGTGATACAAAAATTGTCATTGATTATGTTTACTCTGTGTCAGGAGCAATTTTACCGCAATTATTAGCTAGATTTGGTTGTGATGCGGTGGTTTTAAATGCTAGTTTGCGTCAAAGGGCAATTTCAACCCCCGAAAGGGAAAATCTCTTATTTCAATTAGGTCATGTTGTAGAAGCTCTAAAAGCAAATTTTGGGGTACAAGTATCCGCTAATGGAGAATTATTAATTTTAGTGGATGAATCGGGGATTCAAATTCGAGGAGAAGAATTAACAGCGTTGATGGTAAATACTATTTTAACGGCTCATCCGAGAGGAATTGTTGTAGTTCCTGTAAATACATCTTCTGCCGTAGAACAAATCGCTCGTCGTCATGATGGAAGAGTTATTCGTACGAAAGCTAATCCTACTGCCATAATGGAAGCTACACAACATAATCATAATGTTGTGTTAGGTGGTAGTGGTGACATGGGTTTTATTTTTCCTCAACTTCATCCGGGTTTTGATGCTATGTTTACTATTGCTAAATTAATTGAAATGCTTAAAGTACAAGAGCGATCGCTTACTCAAGTCAGGAGTGAGTTACCTCTTGTGTGTCATAAATCTATTTCTTTACGTTGTGCCTCTAAAGTGAAAGGTTCATTAATGCGTTATTTAGTCGAAACAGAGTTTCAAGAAAAATTAGAATTAATTGATGGAGTCAAAATAATTCAACCTCATACGGATAATTGGGTTTTAATTCTACCCGATGCGGGAGAACCTTTAATTCATATTTATGCCAATAGTGATAGTAGGGAATGGGTGGATGAACATATACAAATTTATCGTAGTAAAGTGCAAGAATTTATTATGACACAACAAATTGTTTAA
- the purB gene encoding adenylosuccinate lyase encodes MIERYTLPEMGGIWTDEYRLKTWLQVEIAVCEAQAEVGNIPREAVEEIKTKANFDVERVLEIEAEVRHDVIAFLTNVNEYVGDAGRYIHLGMTSSDMLDTALALQMVASLNLILESVEETIQAIRYQAQQHRYTFMVGRSHGIHAEPITFGFKLAGWLAEMRRNRDRLVKLRQDISVGKISGAVGTYANIDPRIEAIACNLLGLEPDTASTQVISRDRHAEFVQQIALVAASLERFSVEIRNLQRTDVLEVEEYFSKGQKGSSAMPHKRNPIRSERITGMARIIRGNAVAALENVALWHERDISHSSVERVILPDTCILIHFMLRETTNLIQNLLVYPDNMARNMNVYGGVIFSQKVLLALVAKGMSREDAYKLVQGCAHQAWNTQDGNFRNLIENNSEVKQLLSDSEIDTCFDPQQHLKNLDTIYQRLGI; translated from the coding sequence GTGATTGAACGCTATACCTTGCCCGAAATGGGCGGAATCTGGACTGACGAATATCGTTTAAAAACATGGTTACAGGTAGAAATTGCCGTTTGTGAAGCTCAAGCGGAAGTTGGTAATATTCCTAGAGAAGCCGTAGAAGAAATTAAGACGAAGGCTAATTTTGATGTAGAAAGAGTTTTAGAAATTGAAGCGGAAGTTCGTCACGATGTGATTGCTTTTTTAACTAATGTCAATGAATATGTAGGAGATGCAGGAAGATATATCCATCTCGGTATGACTAGCTCTGATATGCTTGATACTGCTTTAGCATTACAGATGGTGGCTAGTTTAAACCTCATTCTTGAATCTGTGGAAGAAACTATTCAAGCTATTCGTTATCAGGCTCAACAACACCGTTATACTTTTATGGTAGGGCGATCGCACGGTATCCACGCCGAACCTATTACCTTCGGTTTTAAACTGGCAGGTTGGTTGGCAGAAATGCGTCGTAATCGTGATCGTTTAGTAAAGTTACGTCAAGATATTTCTGTGGGTAAAATTTCGGGTGCAGTGGGAACTTATGCTAATATTGATCCTCGCATTGAAGCTATTGCTTGTAACTTGCTAGGATTAGAACCGGATACGGCTTCCACTCAAGTTATTTCAAGAGATCGTCATGCAGAATTTGTCCAACAAATTGCCCTTGTAGCGGCATCCCTAGAAAGATTTTCCGTAGAAATTCGTAACCTTCAAAGAACTGATGTATTAGAAGTGGAAGAGTATTTTTCTAAAGGACAAAAAGGCTCATCAGCAATGCCCCATAAACGTAATCCTATCCGTAGTGAACGTATAACGGGTATGGCAAGAATTATCAGAGGAAATGCCGTTGCGGCTTTGGAAAATGTGGCTTTATGGCATGAAAGAGATATTTCCCATAGTTCCGTCGAACGAGTGATTTTGCCTGATACTTGTATTTTGATTCATTTTATGTTACGAGAAACCACTAATTTGATTCAAAATTTATTGGTATATCCTGATAATATGGCGAGAAATATGAACGTTTATGGCGGTGTCATTTTCAGTCAAAAAGTGTTACTGGCTTTAGTTGCTAAGGGTATGAGTCGAGAAGATGCCTATAAACTGGTTCAAGGTTGTGCTCATCAAGCATGGAATACTCAAGATGGTAATTTCCGTAACTTAATTGAAAATAACAGCGAAGTTAAACAATTATTATCCGATTCAGAGATTGACACTTGTTTTGATCCTCAACAACACTTAAAAAATCTTGATACAATCTATCAAAGACTAGGGATTTAA
- a CDS encoding type II toxin-antitoxin system YoeB family toxin has product MINLEHRLIYHITKTKIDFLTCRFHYDFI; this is encoded by the coding sequence ATAATTAATTTAGAACATCGTTTAATTTATCACATTACTAAAACTAAAATTGATTTTTTAACCTGTCGTTTTCATTATGATTTTATCTAA
- the secF gene encoding protein translocase subunit SecF — MKFSVVKWQKIWWSISAILCVGSVIAMIVSYTSTGTILRPSLDFAGGTRLQLELDCTVPNNCDNPLTVNEVREVLDSENLGNNSSIQIVGEDQHGISIRTKTLDVDERTKLQQILKEKIGIFDEKTIQIDTVGPTIGKELFISGLLALIVSFAGIIVYLSFRFKTDYAIFAIIALFHDVLVTTGVFAILGLLGGVEVDTLFLVALLTITGFSVNDTVVIYDRIREIGKEEETDNINEIVDQAVLQTLTRSINTSLTTLLPVVAIFLFGGETLKYFALALIVGFVCGAYSSIFIASTLLGWWRKVSQKKAITV; from the coding sequence ATTAAATTTAGCGTTGTTAAATGGCAAAAAATATGGTGGAGTATCTCCGCTATTCTATGCGTTGGAAGTGTTATTGCGATGATTGTTTCTTATACTTCCACTGGTACTATTTTACGTCCTAGTCTCGATTTTGCGGGAGGAACAAGGTTACAACTTGAATTAGATTGTACCGTCCCTAATAACTGCGATAACCCTTTGACGGTAAATGAAGTTAGAGAGGTTTTAGATTCTGAAAATTTAGGGAATAATAGTAGTATTCAAATTGTAGGTGAAGATCAACATGGTATTTCTATCCGTACAAAAACTTTAGATGTAGATGAGAGAACAAAATTACAGCAAATATTAAAAGAAAAAATTGGCATATTTGATGAAAAAACGATTCAAATTGACACTGTAGGACCTACTATCGGGAAAGAATTATTTATTTCTGGACTTTTAGCGTTAATAGTCTCTTTTGCAGGAATTATCGTCTATTTAAGTTTTCGATTTAAAACTGATTACGCTATTTTTGCTATTATCGCTTTATTCCATGACGTTTTAGTAACTACAGGAGTTTTTGCCATTTTAGGCTTATTGGGTGGTGTCGAAGTCGATACTCTTTTTCTTGTCGCTTTATTAACTATTACAGGGTTTTCCGTTAATGATACCGTTGTAATTTATGATCGTATCCGAGAAATTGGTAAAGAAGAAGAAACCGACAATATAAATGAAATTGTAGATCAAGCAGTATTACAAACCTTAACCCGTTCGATAAATACCAGCTTAACTACTCTTTTACCCGTGGTTGCAATTTTTTTATTTGGTGGTGAAACTCTTAAATATTTTGCCTTAGCATTAATTGTCGGTTTTGTTTGTGGTGCATATTCAAGTATTTTTATTGCTAGTACTTTACTTGGTTGGTGGCGTAAAGTTTCTCAAAAAAAAGCAATTACAGTATAA
- the secD gene encoding protein translocase subunit SecD: MERQRVFIILIIVLVATSIFTLVNLPLQLGLDLRGGSQLTIQLQTTPEVAEITPEKLEGVRTVIDNRVNGLGVSEAVVQSVGSDRILVQLPGVNDPQEAERVLGGTAQLDFRTETDNPEIQAQYQVKQQELGELIFQSQSLKGEELKAQEAKIETIKQELAKVSEKLFDKSELNGEKLKGASYQPSQQGKDWEVALEFNDEGGKLFAELTKSIAGTGRTLGIFLDNKLISSPGVSAEYATTGIMGGRATISGGGGFTLEQAKELALQLEGGALPLPVKIVENRTVGATLGQDSIRRSIIAGLSGLALVLVFMAVYYRLPGVIADFALIIYAVLNLACFSLAGVTLTLPGIAGFLLSIGMAVDANVLIFERTREELRDGKTLYRSVESGFYRAFSSILDGNVTTLIACVALFWLGSGLVKGFALTLGIGVVISMFTALTCTRTFLLITVLGFPTIRQRPELFCPNIKPVNN, encoded by the coding sequence ATGGAAAGACAAAGAGTATTTATTATCTTAATTATTGTCTTAGTTGCCACATCTATCTTCACTTTAGTCAATTTACCTTTACAATTAGGGTTAGATTTAAGAGGTGGATCTCAACTAACAATTCAATTACAAACTACTCCAGAAGTAGCGGAGATTACTCCAGAAAAACTAGAAGGCGTACGCACAGTTATTGATAATCGAGTTAATGGTTTAGGGGTGTCAGAAGCCGTTGTGCAAAGTGTAGGAAGCGATCGCATTTTAGTACAATTACCCGGTGTCAATGATCCTCAAGAAGCAGAAAGAGTATTAGGTGGAACAGCACAATTAGACTTCAGAACCGAAACGGATAACCCCGAAATTCAAGCTCAATATCAAGTTAAACAGCAAGAATTAGGAGAATTAATTTTTCAATCTCAATCATTAAAAGGAGAAGAATTAAAAGCCCAAGAAGCAAAAATCGAAACTATAAAACAAGAATTAGCAAAGGTATCTGAAAAGTTATTTGACAAAAGCGAACTAAATGGTGAAAAACTTAAAGGTGCAAGTTATCAACCCAGTCAACAAGGAAAAGATTGGGAGGTAGCCTTAGAATTTAATGATGAAGGGGGTAAATTATTTGCCGAATTGACTAAAAGCATAGCAGGTACAGGACGCACTTTAGGAATTTTTCTTGATAATAAACTCATTAGCTCCCCTGGTGTTAGTGCGGAATATGCAACTACAGGTATTATGGGCGGTAGAGCAACTATCTCTGGTGGTGGTGGCTTTACCCTCGAACAAGCTAAGGAATTAGCCTTACAGTTAGAAGGTGGTGCATTACCTTTACCCGTAAAAATTGTTGAAAATCGTACCGTTGGTGCAACTTTAGGACAAGATAGTATTCGTCGAAGCATTATTGCTGGTTTATCAGGTTTAGCATTAGTTTTGGTTTTTATGGCGGTTTATTATCGCCTACCCGGGGTTATTGCCGATTTTGCTCTAATTATTTATGCTGTACTTAATTTAGCTTGTTTTTCCTTAGCAGGAGTCACTTTAACTTTACCCGGTATTGCAGGTTTTCTCCTCAGTATCGGTATGGCAGTTGATGCTAATGTATTAATTTTTGAGCGTACTAGAGAAGAATTAAGAGACGGAAAAACCCTATATCGATCAGTAGAATCAGGATTTTATCGGGCATTTTCCAGTATTTTAGATGGTAACGTTACCACTTTAATAGCTTGTGTCGCACTTTTCTGGTTAGGTTCAGGTTTAGTCAAAGGTTTCGCTTTAACTTTAGGTATTGGTGTTGTCATTAGTATGTTTACAGCATTAACTTGTACTCGTACTTTTCTGTTAATTACGGTGCTAGGTTTTCCCACTATACGCCAACGCCCAGAATTATTCTGCCCTAATATTAAACCCGTCAATAATTAA
- a CDS encoding alpha-ketoacid dehydrogenase subunit beta — MAETLMFNALRQAIDEEMARDDKVFVLGEDVGQYGGSYKVTKGLYEKYGEFRVLDTPIAENSFTGMAVGAAMSGLRPIIEGMNMGFLLLAFNQIANNAGMMRYTSGGNYKIPTVIRGPGGVGRQLGAEHSQRLEAYFQAVPGLKIVACSTAYNAKGLLKSAIRDDNPVLFFEHVLLYNHKENLPDYEYTVPLDKAEIVRKGKDVTILTYSRMRHHCIQALKQIEKDGYDPEIIDLISLKPLDMATIGESIRKTHKVIIVEECMKTGGIAAELTASINDQLFDELDGPVVRLSSQDIPTPYNGALERLTIVQPEQIVEAVRKIMNNQI, encoded by the coding sequence ATGGCAGAAACATTGATGTTTAATGCTTTGCGTCAAGCTATTGACGAAGAAATGGCAAGAGATGATAAAGTATTTGTATTGGGAGAAGATGTAGGACAGTACGGTGGATCATATAAAGTAACCAAAGGTTTATACGAAAAATATGGCGAATTTAGAGTATTAGATACCCCAATTGCCGAAAATAGCTTTACAGGAATGGCAGTAGGTGCGGCAATGTCAGGATTACGCCCCATTATTGAAGGAATGAATATGGGTTTTCTTCTACTTGCTTTTAACCAAATCGCCAATAATGCAGGGATGATGCGTTATACTTCTGGCGGTAACTATAAAATTCCTACAGTAATTCGTGGTCCTGGTGGTGTAGGCAGACAGCTTGGTGCAGAACACTCTCAGCGATTAGAGGCTTATTTTCAGGCAGTGCCGGGGTTAAAAATTGTCGCTTGTTCGACTGCTTATAATGCTAAGGGTTTGTTAAAATCAGCCATTAGGGATGATAATCCTGTACTATTTTTTGAACACGTATTGTTATATAATCATAAAGAAAACTTACCTGATTATGAATATACTGTACCTTTAGATAAAGCGGAAATCGTGCGTAAAGGTAAAGACGTAACAATTTTGACTTATTCTCGTATGAGGCATCACTGTATTCAAGCATTGAAGCAAATCGAAAAAGATGGTTATGATCCTGAAATCATCGATTTAATTTCTCTGAAACCATTGGATATGGCAACTATCGGCGAATCTATCCGTAAAACCCATAAGGTTATTATTGTGGAAGAGTGTATGAAAACTGGAGGCATTGCGGCGGAATTAACTGCTTCTATTAATGATCAATTATTTGATGAATTAGATGGGCCTGTGGTGCGTTTATCTTCTCAAGACATTCCTACTCCTTATAATGGTGCATTAGAGAGATTAACCATTGTACAACCAGAACAAATTGTGGAAGCTGTACGTAAAATCATGAATAACCAAATTTAG
- a CDS encoding Uma2 family endonuclease yields MIVVTKPQIQLTLEDFLALKETKPVSEFINGEIHQKPIPQGIHSSLQVDVCEAINHVVKSKKIAKAFTELRFTFDNRSIVPDIAVMRWARIPLDDKGRITNRFPTYPDWVIEILSPEQSLTQVLAKLLHCSQQGTEISWLINPDDEAILAVFPEQKIGVYQRDITLPVLEGIELVLTPENIFNWLKL; encoded by the coding sequence ATGATAGTCGTTACTAAACCTCAAATTCAATTAACTTTAGAAGATTTTTTGGCACTGAAGGAAACTAAACCTGTCTCAGAATTTATTAACGGAGAAATTCATCAAAAACCTATTCCTCAAGGAATACACAGCTCTTTACAAGTTGATGTTTGCGAAGCAATTAACCATGTTGTCAAATCTAAGAAAATTGCAAAAGCTTTTACTGAATTACGTTTTACTTTTGACAATAGAAGTATTGTGCCAGATATAGCGGTTATGCGTTGGGCAAGAATACCCCTTGATGACAAAGGCAGAATAACCAATCGTTTTCCAACTTATCCTGATTGGGTGATCGAAATTTTATCCCCTGAACAAAGTTTAACTCAAGTATTAGCTAAATTATTACATTGTTCACAACAAGGCACAGAAATAAGTTGGTTAATTAATCCTGATGATGAAGCAATTTTAGCGGTATTTCCTGAACAAAAAATTGGAGTTTATCAGAGAGATATTACTTTGCCAGTTTTAGAAGGAATTGAATTAGTATTGACTCCTGAAAATATTTTTAACTGGTTAAAACTTTAA
- a CDS encoding Crp/Fnr family transcriptional regulator — MVLTYPSHHNLTFQIQSSERRLHFYERGEEIPLVSQGIWQVNRGVVQLIKCNYQGEETSLGWVQSDNYFGGWLTSLETFQAKALSDVYLSWYSLVEIENDDNLAQKILSQVVKRLRQSEELLAIAGLKRVEDRLIKLLKLLGKEVGEKKELGVRLKVRFTHQNLANTIGTTRVTVTRLLGDLQKQGLISLDSTRHILLHNNKVSD, encoded by the coding sequence ATGGTACTTACCTATCCTTCCCATCATAATTTAACCTTTCAAATTCAATCAAGTGAAAGACGGTTGCATTTTTATGAACGAGGAGAAGAAATTCCTCTAGTTAGTCAAGGTATTTGGCAAGTTAATCGTGGGGTTGTACAGTTAATCAAATGTAACTATCAAGGAGAAGAAACTTCTTTAGGATGGGTGCAATCTGACAATTATTTTGGTGGCTGGTTAACTTCTCTTGAGACTTTTCAAGCAAAAGCTTTATCGGATGTATATTTGTCATGGTATTCCTTAGTAGAAATTGAAAATGATGATAATTTAGCCCAAAAAATTCTTTCTCAGGTGGTAAAACGTTTGCGACAAAGTGAAGAGTTATTGGCGATCGCAGGATTGAAAAGGGTAGAAGATAGATTAATCAAACTACTTAAATTATTGGGAAAAGAAGTTGGAGAGAAAAAAGAATTGGGTGTGAGATTAAAAGTCAGATTCACTCACCAAAATCTAGCGAATACTATTGGCACAACGAGAGTTACTGTAACTAGATTATTAGGAGATTTACAAAAACAGGGGTTAATTTCTCTTGATAGTACTCGTCATATACTATTACATAATAACAAGGTGTCCGATTAA